One Solanum lycopersicum chromosome 4, SLM_r2.1 DNA window includes the following coding sequences:
- the LOC101267222 gene encoding uncharacterized protein, producing MEVFDLSSMEKSGSSKVTDNGGRSKALDKRMMNYLVKYVIGKSFPYEHTVIEDVDEVYGIRLYSPLQILGTTQGTKKNKRFIFTFQNKRNCKVFISKDTPGFWKPNPKIKSIFDSNKKHIGNIKISWYYYYDTNNGRRKSSKRLKKSEWHIREYYLSSKYLPPNKVERKDVILTMMMKTKEQKGGNSNNNNQEKSDKAMQIIQSQEDGHVQLDHNNGDAVEMSVENQLIMQSLQSLQLSDKAMQIIQSPQGGQVQLDHKNGDTVGMSVENQLIMQPLQRLQL from the exons atggaggttttcGATCTCTCTTCAATGGAGAAAAGTGGCAGTTCAAAAGTAACGGATAATGGTGGTCGTTCAAAAGCACTGGACAAGAGGATGATGAATTATTTGGTGAAATACGTAATAGGAAAATCTTTTCCGTATGAGCATACTGTTATAGAGGATGTAGATGAAGTTTATGGAATCAGACTGTATAGCCCATTACAAATTCTTGGAACTACCCAGGGGACGAAGAAGAACAAGCGATTTATATTCACCTTTCAGAACAAGCGGAATTGCAAAGTGTTTATTAGTAAAGATACTCCAGGGTTTTGGAAACCTAATCCCAAAATTAAGTCTATTTTTGATTCCAACAAGAAACACATTGGCAACATCAAAATTTCCTG GTACTACTACTATGACACCAACAATGGTAGACGCAAGTCATCAAAGAGATTGAAAAAGAGTGAGTGGCATATCAGAGAGTATTATCTCTCATCGAAATATTTGCCCCCAAACAAAGTTGAGAGAAAAGATGTGATATTAACCATGATGATGAAGACGAAGGAACAAAAAGGtggtaatagtaataataacaatcaaGAGAAATCCGATAAGGCAATGCAGATTATTCAATCTCAAGAAGACGGACACGTTCAACTTGATCATAATAATGGTGACGCTGTGGAGATGTCTGTTGAGAATCAGCTAATTATGCAATCTTTACAAAGCCTTCAACTTTCTGATAAGGCGATGCAGATTATTCAATCTCCACAAGGCGGACAGGTTCAACTCGATCATAAGAATGGCGACACTGTGGGGATGTCTGTTGAGAACCAACTAATCATGCAACCTTTACAAAGACTTCAACTTTAA